The Microbacterium sp. SORGH_AS_0428 genome contains the following window.
GGCGGACTGCTGATGGGCGCCGTCGCGAACCTCGCACCCGAGCTGTTCGCCGGCATCCTCGCCGACGTGCCGTTCGTGGACGCCCTGACGACGATCCTCGACCCCTCGCTCCCGCTGACGGTCATCGAGTGGGACGAATGGGGCGACCCGCTGCACGATCCCGAGGTGTACGCCTACATGAAGACGTACTCGCCGTATGAGAACGTGCGCGAGGGCGTGGCGTATCCCCGCATCCTGGCCGTCACCTCGTTCAACGACACCCGCGTGCTGTACGTGGAGCCCGCGAAGTGGGTGGCGCGACTGCGCGAGGTCGGCGCCGACGCGCTCCTCAAGTGCGAGATGGTGGCCGGCCACGGCGGTGTGAGCGGGCGCTACAACGCCTGGCGCGAGCGCGCATACGAACAGGCCTGGATGCTCGACGTGCTCGGCCTCGCCTGACCCGCCGCCGCGACCGACAGGAGACGCCGCGGCCTGTTCCGGGGCCCGACCCCCGGCATGTCCCCCTTCCCGCAGCGCATGTCCCACTTCCCGCACTTCTCGGCACCGAAAGTTGCGGCAAGTGGGACATGCTTGCCGGGAGGCTCCTCCACAGGCTGGGTGAGAGCCGCGAACGCTGTGCACAGCGCCTGCCCGCCCGTCCGCGCGCCGGATGCTCGGGGTATGCCGCCGGCCGATCCCCTTCCCCCCGACCTTCCGCCTCACTTCGCCGTCGCCGACGCGGTGGCGCTCGGGCACTCGCCTCACCGGCTTCGCCGGTCAGCGTTGCGCGTCCCCTATCGCGGCGTGCGTTCTGTTGCGGATGCGGCTGCGACAGATGACATCCGTGGGCGATGCGAGGAGTACGCGCCGCGGATGCGGCCGTGGCAGTTCTTCGGAGGGGAGACGGCGCTCGCGCTCTACGGGGCGCCTCTGCCCGAATGGCCCCATGCCACGGGCGTACACGTCTGCGCGCACAGGCCTGCGAGAGAGCCGCGCATCGCCGGCGTCACCGGTCACCGTCTTCAGCACCGCGAACCGGCGACGCGCGAGCACGCGGGACTCCCGGTCGAGCACCCGGCACGTGCATGGCGCCAGGCCGCCACCACGTGGCGGGTCGACGACCTCATCTGCGCGGCGGAGTTTCTCGTATCGGGATCGCGGCCGCTCTCGAGCGCGGCTGAGTTGAGGGACGAGATCGAAGCGATGGGCGACGTGCGAGGCCGCCTCTCCGCAGCCCTACGAGATGTGCGCTCCGGCACCCGCTCGCCGCGAGAGACGCGGCTGCGTCTGCTGCTCCAGCGAGGCGGTCTCCCCGAGCCCGACATCAACTGGACGCTCTACGACCCACGCGGTCGGCATGTCGCGGAGCTCGACCTCGCATATCGGCGCTGGCGAATCGGCGTGGAGTACGACGGGCGTGTGCACGCGCAGGATGCGCGCCAGTTTGCGAAGGACGCCGATCGGTGGGATGCGATCCGCGCCGAGGGCTGGGAGCTCGTCCGCATCCTGAATCACCACATGCGTGGCGACGGCCGTGTGGCGGTCGACAAGGTCCGCCAGGCCCTCGCGCGCGCCGGCTGGCGGCAGTGACCCGCCATCCATGTCCCGTTCTCCGCAGGATTCGGCTGCCGAAACTGCCGCAAGTGGGACATACTCTGCCGCAAGTGGGACATGCTCTGCGGCAAGTGGGACACGCCGGGACTTGCGCCACGAGGAGAAGGGGCCGCAACGCAGGAGATCTCCGCCCGACGGGATGATCCGGAGCGGATCGTCCTGCGCAACGGAGATCTCCTGGTGAAGGGGTGAGCGGCGGCTCAGCCGAAGAGTGCGGCGGCCTCTTCGTAGCGGTACTGGGGGACCGTGTTCAGCTCGCCGAGGGCCTCCGCGAACGGGACCCGCACGATGTCGGTGCCGCGCATGGCGACCATCTGGCCCCATGCGCCGTCGACGATCGCATCGGCGGCGTGCAGGCCCAGGCGCGTCGCGAGCACACGGTCGAAAGCGGACGGCGATCCGCCGCGCTGGATGTGGCCGAGCACCGTCGCGCGGGTCTCGATGCCGGTGATGCGCTCGATCTCCGGGGCGAGGACCTCGCTGATGCCGCCGAGGCGCGGGCGGTTGAAGGCGTCGAGGCCCTTGTCGCTGAAGGCCTCGTCCATGCCCGTGAGCTTGAAGCCCTCGGAGACCACGACCAGCGGCGCGCGTCCGCGGTCGTGGGCGCGGCTGACCTGGTCGACGATCTCATCGATCGACATCGGAACCTCGGGGATGCAGATCACGTGCGCACCCGCGGCGATACCCGCGTGCAGCGCGATCCAGCCCACGTGACGGCCCATGACCTCGGCGACCATGCACCGCTGGTGCGAGTCGCCCGTGGTGCGCAGACGGTCCATGGCGTCGGTGGCGATGTTGACGGCCGTGTCGAAGCCGAACGAGTAGTCGGTCGCTCGCAGGTCGTTGTCGATCGTCTTCGGAACGCCGAGCACGTTGATGCCGTCGTTCGCGAGGCGGTTGGCCGCCGCGAGCGTGCCCTCGCCGCCGATCGCGATGATGCCGTCGATGCGGTGCCCGTACAGGGTCTTCGCGATGTTCTCGGCGCCGCCGCGGGGACCCTCGTAGGGGTTCGTACGGCTGGTGCCGAGGATCGTGCCGCCCACCTTCGACAGGCCTTTGACCTCGTGCCGCGTCAACGGGAAGAAGTCGCCGTCGACCACTCCGCGCCATCCGTCTCGGATGCCGACGAACTCGAGGTCGTAGGTCGTGGTGCCTTTGAGCACGACGCCGCGGATGACCGCGTTCAGTCCGGGGCAATCGCCGCCGCTGGTGAGAATACCGATCTTCATGCTGGAGTCCCTGCTTTCCGGGTGATGGTGCTCCGGGGAATGGGGCGACATTGCCTCACCGACACTATCGCCCCGAAGCCCTCGGGCGCACACCCGGGGCCGTGCATATGGATGCGGGTCAGCCTCCGAGCGCGGACCGCGTCAGATGCATGAGCGCGGACAGCTGCACCGAGTCGCTCGAACCGGGCTCGACGGCGTGGCCATCGAGCGCCCGGAGGGAGAGACCCTGCTTGGCGTCGATGAGTTCGGCGATCTTCGTGTCGATCGTGTGGGCGGCGATGATGCGCCACGCCGTGACCGGCTCGTCCTGTCCGATGCGGTGCACGCGGTCGATCGCCTGCGTCTGCTCGGCCGCGGTCCAGCTCAGCTCCGCCAGCACGACGTTGGAGGCTGCCTGCAGGTTGACGCCGACACCGGCGGCGGTCAGGGAGCAGACGGCGACGGCGACGTCGGGGTCGGAGTTGAACGCGTCGATGGCCGCCTGGCGCGCGATGG
Protein-coding sequences here:
- a CDS encoding 6-phosphofructokinase — encoded protein: MKIGILTSGGDCPGLNAVIRGVVLKGTTTYDLEFVGIRDGWRGVVDGDFFPLTRHEVKGLSKVGGTILGTSRTNPYEGPRGGAENIAKTLYGHRIDGIIAIGGEGTLAAANRLANDGINVLGVPKTIDNDLRATDYSFGFDTAVNIATDAMDRLRTTGDSHQRCMVAEVMGRHVGWIALHAGIAAGAHVICIPEVPMSIDEIVDQVSRAHDRGRAPLVVVSEGFKLTGMDEAFSDKGLDAFNRPRLGGISEVLAPEIERITGIETRATVLGHIQRGGSPSAFDRVLATRLGLHAADAIVDGAWGQMVAMRGTDIVRVPFAEALGELNTVPQYRYEEAAALFG
- a CDS encoding DUF559 domain-containing protein; protein product: MRSVADAAATDDIRGRCEEYAPRMRPWQFFGGETALALYGAPLPEWPHATGVHVCAHRPAREPRIAGVTGHRLQHREPATREHAGLPVEHPARAWRQAATTWRVDDLICAAEFLVSGSRPLSSAAELRDEIEAMGDVRGRLSAALRDVRSGTRSPRETRLRLLLQRGGLPEPDINWTLYDPRGRHVAELDLAYRRWRIGVEYDGRVHAQDARQFAKDADRWDAIRAEGWELVRILNHHMRGDGRVAVDKVRQALARAGWRQ